In Vicinamibacteria bacterium, the genomic window GGGGCTGCCCGGCGGAGGGGCACGTGGCTTCCGTGCAGTTGTAGACGAGCCGGGCCGAGTACTCCTCGTCCAGTCCGGTCGGGCTGACTTTCGGCCAGAGGCTCAACGGGCTTGACCGAAAGAGTGTCCGGCGCTCCAGGAAGCCCGAGGCGCTCGCATCCACGTCCGTGGCGCCGGTGGAAACAGCCAGGAGCACGATCTTCCCCTCCGAGTCCGTCGTGTAGGCCCGGCCGTCCACAAGGACGCGGACTCCCGCCACCGGCTGCTGGGTCTCGCCGGAGATGAAGCTCAGGGCGTGGAGGGCGTGGAGGGATTGAACGGCGGGAGCGCCGGCACCGCCGAAAACGGGGGGAACCGCGGCCGCCGGCGTGGGACCGGTGGGGCTGCCCCCGTGGCACGCGACGAGGCCGGACGCGAGCGCTAGCAACGCGACAGACTGCCTCATGGGTTCCCCCGGAGGTGACCGCAGCCCTCTTCGGACCTGACTTGCCCGCGTCCGGCCTCGGCCTGCACTAGTGAGCTACGGACGGGCCGAGGTTGGGGACGTGATGGAAGTCACCCCCTGGCCTCTTACGAGCAAGGCGCGGGCCAGGTTCTTGGAGCCGGTTCTGTCCGGAACAAGCGGAGGCGGGCGCGGCTTCGGCACCACTTCGTGTCGCCTCCCAGCCACATCGGCGGCGACGGACTCCCGCCGTGCCATAATCGGCCCCGGCCCCGCCTTGGGCAGCGAGGGGGACGGTGCTACATCGGAGTCGGCGCCCTCGACGTGCCGTTCACGCTTCCCGCGGCGTCCGCCAAAGGTCGGCGGGGGTCTCGACGCTCCGCGTGCTTAACCTCACGCCCTCCTGGCCGTAGCGCCCGGCATGTGGGCGAGTCAGGAGGCCACGCTACGATGAACCGCCGCCGAATCAAGTCGAATAAACAGCCCTGGGCGCAGCGTCTGCTCGCTCGCACCCGGGGGGGCGGGGGTCGCGTTCCATCAAGCGCTCCGGTGAGGGAGGTGCGGTCATGAGCCCCCGCGGCCGTCCGGCCGGCCAGGTGTTGGGCTGGGGTCTGCTCGGAACCGCCCGCATCAACCGCTCCCTCGTGCCTCCCCTGCGCGCCTCCAGCCGCAACCGTCTCCTGGCCGTGGCCAGCCGCTCGGCGGAGCGGGCGCAAAGCTACGCGCGGGAGTGGGAGATACCTCGCTCCTACCCGGACTACGAAGCGCTCCTGGCCGATCCCGAGGTGGACGTGGTCTACATCCCCCTCCCCAACGCGCTCCACGCTGAGTGGACCGTGCGGGCGGCGCAGGCGGGCAAGCACGTGCTCTGCGAGAAGCCTCTGGTGCTCTCCGCGGAGGAGATGGCGCGGGTGGAGGCCGCGGCCAAAGAGGCCGGGGTGGTGGTGACGGAGGCCTTCATGTACCGGCACCACCCTCAGACGGAGCGGATCCGGGCGCTCGTGAAGGAGGGGGCGGTGGGACAGCTCGGCCTGGTGCGGGGGTGTTTCACCTTCGACCTCACCCGGTCCCAGGATGTCCGCCTCCTCCCCGAGCTGGGGGGCGGCAGCCTATGGGACGTCGGATGCTACCCGGTGAGCTTGGCCCGGTTCGCGATCGCCGCGGAGCCGGTGGAGGCCTTCGGCTGGCAGCGGAGCGGTCCCTCGGGGGTGGATGAGGTGTTCACCGGCCAGATGCGATTCCCGGGGGACGTCCTCGTCCAGTTCGACTGTGGCTTCCGCTCGCCTTTCCGGGCGGAGATGGAGTTTGTGGGGACGGAGGGAGTGCTGCGCGTACCCTGGCCTTTCCGCCCGGGAGCGGACGCGAGCGTGATGCTGACGCGGCGGAACGGGGAGACGGAGACCATCCCCACGGGGGGAGGGGACCGCTATGCCCTGGAGGTGGAAGACGTCGCGGATGCGGTTCTTGAAGGCAAGCCCCCGCGGGTTATTCTGGGAGAGAGCCGGGGCAACATGGTCGCCCTCCTCGCCCTCCTCCGGTCGGCCCGGGAAGGTCGCCCGGTGCGGATCGGCTAGGCGCGGAGGCTGGCGGCGGGGATTCGCACCAGCAGGTCCGCGAGCTCGCCCCGGCTCTCGGCTCCAATCGTGAAAGCG contains:
- a CDS encoding Gfo/Idh/MocA family oxidoreductase, which codes for MSPRGRPAGQVLGWGLLGTARINRSLVPPLRASSRNRLLAVASRSAERAQSYAREWEIPRSYPDYEALLADPEVDVVYIPLPNALHAEWTVRAAQAGKHVLCEKPLVLSAEEMARVEAAAKEAGVVVTEAFMYRHHPQTERIRALVKEGAVGQLGLVRGCFTFDLTRSQDVRLLPELGGGSLWDVGCYPVSLARFAIAAEPVEAFGWQRSGPSGVDEVFTGQMRFPGDVLVQFDCGFRSPFRAEMEFVGTEGVLRVPWPFRPGADASVMLTRRNGETETIPTGGGDRYALEVEDVADAVLEGKPPRVILGESRGNMVALLALLRSAREGRPVRIG